The genomic region gaggccatTGTCGAGAAGCTATGCCAGCGCTTCCGCCTGGCGTCGGACGAACGCCAATGGCGCGACATTGCATTCTGCCTCTCCCTTCTGCCCTTCAAATCGGAGCGGAGCATGAAGAAGCTCATCGAGGGCCTCCCCTTCTATGCCGACAAGCTGGCTGAGGAGACGGTGTTCAAGCGCTTCACCGAGATTCTGCagaaggcgcgcgcgaACAAGAGCGCAGGCAAGCCCGAGaccgagctcaaggagtTTGAGGCGATTCTCAACGAGCACGCAGCCAAGGGACTCGAGGAacaggcgctcgaggccgatgTCGCTAAGAAGACCAAGGCGGCTaagcggcgggcggcgaggcgcggGGCAGCAGCACCCAAGAAGGCTCCAGCACCACGGCacggacggcgacgagtggCCAGCgaagatgaggacgacgactaGCCACGGGACGATGTTGTACACGATACCATGTTAGATACGGACCATTAATTCGGAGTGCTGCTGCAACTGTTGTCACCTTGCGGGCGGCGAGTTCCCGGCGGTGCCGCGCGATGTCGGTCTCTCTGGCTGGGGGATctggagaggggaggggggttgCAACAAACCAACGACTGTATCtgggatggagatgggTGAGGTCAGGAGCAATCGCAGACCCCGAACGCGCGTGAGGTGATAGAGACGAGCTAGTGTGTGAATGCTAGTCGCGCGGATGGTGGGGTAAGCAaaaggaaggaaggggtTTGGtagagatgaggaggagagatgTGAGGCTTATGTGGAGTGGAGGGAACTGGTTCAGAGTGACATGGGCGTGGAGAAGGCGGGGTGAGTCTGGATTAGCGGGGCGGACGTATTCCGACGTCATGGAGACGACCAACGCCAAACGGCGATGGGGAAACCCCGAGATGCATTCAGCGATATAGCGCACGGGTGAGCGAGGACGCAAACGCAAGCGAAATCTGCAGGTCATGTTGTTGCGCCGTGGGAGGCTGAAAAGTGAGTAGTTAGTCATGGTGAAAGTGAATGAGAGTGTTAGTCGGTAgagacgagcgcgaccacGAAGGGGGATGCCTTTCTCTGGATCGAGCAACAAGGCAAAGAGTGTGCAATGCAGCACTTTGGAGGCTTCAAGAATCAATACAGTAATGACACACTGGTACAATTACACTACTGCTCGTTCACCAGAACCGCTGCCATGCCCATGCCGGTACCAATGCACATCGAGGTGACGATgatcttggccttctcacgcttggcctcggcgagggcagTGGCAATCTGGCGCGCGCCAGTAGCGCCGAGGGGGTGGCCAAAGGCGatggcgccgccgacggGGTTGACCTTCTCCTGAGGAAGGCCGACGTGGAGGATGGTCATGAGGGCCTGGGACGCAAAGGCCTCGTTGATCTCGTAGATGTCAACGTCCTCCTTTGAGAtgccggccttggcgaggacggcgggAATGGCAAAGGCGGGTCCAATGCCCATGACCTTGGGGGGAACACCGACGACAGCGTTGGTAACGTACTTTgcgaggatggggaggccgagcttCTGGGCGACGCtgcggcgggcgaggaggacggcggcCGCACCATCGGTGATCTGCGAGGCGTTACCAGCGTGGGTCGAGCCCGTCTTGGAGAAGGCGGGCTTGAGCTTGCTGAGCGACTCCTTGGTCACACCGTCACGGATGCCGTCGTCATGGTCGACAAtgatctccttctcctcctggGTCTTGGGGTCGACCCACTTGGTCTTAACGGGGACAGTCTCCTCCTTGAACTTGCCGGCCTGCTGGGCGGCGTAGGCCTTCTGGTACGACTTGGCTGCAAACTCGTCCTGCGCCTCACGCGAAACCTTGTACTCCTTGGCTACGTTCTCCGAGGTGATACCCATGGGCATCAGGCagtcggcggcctcggggTACGACATGATGCTGTCCGAGAGCGCAGCGGGCATGGTGCCGGCACCGTAGTGCTCGGTCATGGACTCGACACCGGCAGCGAGACCGATGTCGTAGTCGCCAGCCCTGATAGCGTTGGCGACATCAACGACCGACTGCAGGCCCGACGAGCACTGGCGGTTGAGCGTGTGCATGGGGACGCTGGGGTCAGTTATACCAAGGTATATTGAGCTCACGTGTAGGGAatgccggcggcgagctgggccaTGCGGCCGATGGTGGCGCCCGAGCCAGGAGGCAGGACGTTGccgacgacaatgtcgctggtgtcagctgacgCATAAGGAACACTCACCCAATGGTGGTGgggtcgaccttgccgcgcttgacgacctcgacaaggacggccttgaggaggtcCTCGTGGAGAGTGTCCTTGAAACCACCCTTCTTGGCCTAGATGTCAGCACATTCACACGGTTATCGCTGGGGAAACGTACCTTGGTGAGCGGGGTACGGACGGTcgagacgatgacgacgtcatCAGCCGAGTTCATGAGGAGGCGGGCCTTGccgagggaggggagggcgtTTGTGATGGACTGGAGAGGCGACATTGTTGATGAGTAGTTTTGTGAGTGAAGTGGAGAGAGATGTGTGAGAGATGAAGAGTCTGCTGATAAATGGCAGCGGAACAAGGTCTGTCGTGGCCACGTCCGGTCACAGTGGATAACCGGAAACGAGTGTGACGCGTATCCTCCCTCTCATCCCTCTCATCCCGCTCATAACACGGTCATACATCCCGCCCTTAAACCCCTCTCACCGTAGGAATATCCGCTCACCTTTATTTCCGGCTTTATCCCTCTACACCTCTGCAGTCTGTCAACGAGTCaacggccgccgcgcccagTCTGTCAACTATCAGCATGGTCGCTCGTTGTATGCGGTATTGCATGTATATCGTGTACGGTGCCCATACATCCACCGGCTCCAACCAACCGGACAAACTGGGGTGTGGAGGGTGttctcaacctccacatGATGCCTTGAGCCAAGACTTGGCTCTACGCACTTGCAGTCTTGGCTCTACGCACTTGCATTCCACGCCAACTACACATGTTGCACACGCTCGCCTCACACAATAGTACATGCAGCTGCTCAGCCGCGAAATCTAAGCGCGTCCGCAGACGGCGTTCTACACACGAATCACACGCTCATCCCAAGAAGTTGAAGCAGAACAGGTGCAGCGCGATCGACGCAGCAGTAAAGTCGGCAAAGGCGCTGTTGGTCAGCTAGATGTTGAATGACCAAGACTGCAAGACTGGACGGTATGCTCGTTGAGATAACCGGACGAAatcgaggccgacaagcCGAGATCTggagcaggccgaggttCGGGCCTCGCGCCCGAGGTGATCCAACACCAACGTCTCCCTACGCAAGGTATGTGCAGTCGACACCAACGTCGCCCTACGCAAGGCATGTACAGTCGCGTGCGACTGCTACCTAGGTATGGCGACCGTGCCAAACGCGAAACTCCTCCCGAGTCACATCACAACCGCACAGGTCGCAAGTCACAACCACAACTCACCGCTCTTGGGACACGGCCTTGAACTCGGCGTCACGCCCCGGCGCGACCTGGGCGCGCAAGCCGGCGAGGAGACAGAACTGGCCGACGGTTGACCCGaatctggtgtcagtttCAAGTGATGGCTCCAATGGTGAGAAGCAGCGTAAAATGCTGCTCCATCAACGGCGACTCACCCGCCGACAAAAGCGCCGTAGGGGTGCGAAGTGACGAGAAGGCGGTAGGCAAACTGCGTAACGCCCGagatgatgaggaagaggaggaagcagtcgatgagcttgacgcGCGCAGGCACTGTGCTCTGGTAATTGCTAATGAGCGTGGATAGGGACGACTGGAGCTGCTTGGACGTGGGAGCTGCGGAAGCCATTGCGCGTGTTTGTGTGAGGAAAGGAATGAGCGTGGAAAGTTGCTTGATTGTAGAGGTCGCGTCAAACGTAGTTGTCACCAGCATCAAGCTGAAACGTGGACGCGTTACCAatgtggagatggaggggtCGAATAAGTAAGGACAAAAGTggagggagaaggacgaTTCGGAAGTCGACGTCGGTCTTGAAATGGACAGTGCAACCTTCTGCATCTCGGCATCACTCCTCCAACAACATCATGGCTAACCGTCCCCCGACCCTCCAGGAGGCCTCCGAGTCGTATTACCTCAAGGGGATCGTGAGCCTTTGTGCGCGGCtaagctgacagcagcacgAGTCGCcggcgctcaagcgcgcCCGCACGCCGTACCAGCTTAAGAACGTGCTGACGGGCGCCGCCATCTTCTCGTTCATTATCGGCGTCTACTACtactcgatctcggcggtCAAGCAGGACGACTTTGTGAGTCTTCGTGGCCGCAGCTGGTCGCGTCTGTGCTGCTTAATTCAACAGCTGGTCACATCCAGGCTGACCACCAGtccgacgtcgtcgaccttctCCCCCCACCCGAAGAGCGCGCCGTCATGCGCTCGATCGAGGACGAACTGCGCGACAAGGAGCTCGGTGTCGCCATCGctgtcggcgagctgccTGCAGTCCTGCCACCAGCGTCTGGGTCCTCCGGCGTCATTGCGTGGCTGCCGAAGCGCCTCGACAAGATCGAGTGGCTGCAGCGTCGCGGGTGGGTCGAGACGGGCAAGGGCAACGTGCTCGTGTGGGGTGCGCCGAACGTCAACAACATCGGCAGCATGCGCGACTCGTTCGGTTCTACCGGGGCCCGCCGCGTATAACGAAGCAGCCGGCAGGCGGCCTGAGCGAGGCAGGAACCAGTGGCCAGTCGTCCATCTCACATCTGTATGGCGTACAATAGCATATGACACTTCTCTCCCCAACGTACGCTTGAAGCGCATAAGCGTGCGCGTAGATCTACCTGGATGGTGTCTAGGCTCACACGGCCGGCTGGGGTTGTTAGCCAGAATCGATCCCAAAACAACCCGACTCACGCGAAGGGCACGCAGGCGCTGGGCGAGATGTCCGTCCTCTTCCATCGGCGCCTCGGTCTGCGCAGGTGTAGCAATCTGCTCGGTGGGCACCTTGgcctcgccaagcccgtGTTGAATCTCGAGacccgcctcgtcggcaaccTGGTTGATGAGCGAGTCAACCTGATCCTGCGGCGTAGTGAGCGCCGTCGTGTCGCTCATCGTCGACTCCATATACGACGTctggacgtcgaggtcgttgaaCTGTGACTCAAACTTCTCCATAACCATAGATATCTGTGATCAGTTCAACCTCATCCTGTATGCCTACCCGCTCAAGGTTCATGCTCTCCATCGCCTTGTCCATCCCACGCACGACGTTGGCCATGCTTCCAGTCACCGAACGCATAGTGACGGCCGTCTCGACGCGGCTCGCAACCGCATCAATCCGCGACGccaggcggaggaggttgagccCTTCGGTCTTCTTCCGGATGGCATTCTGGGCGTAGATCCGCGCTCCCTCCGTGTTGCCCTTCTGCAgtgcctgctgtcagcgaGACTGGGGGATGGCGTACAGCTTTCAGCTTGTTCTTCTCCGCCGTCTCGTCCTTGttcgccttcttcgcctgCCGTTGCAGCGTCTTGGCCGTGAACTGCGTCAGCtgagagggaaggaaggcgTACCTTCAGCTGAAACAAGGCCTCTGGGCGTCAGCATTGCCCCAATACGAGTTCCTGAGCAGACGCACTCTCGAGATTGCTCATCTTACGAAGGCTTTTGTGGGTATGAGAGAGCAATGAGGAAAGGTTGATgcaagatggaggaggatgcgATGCAGTGTTGGCCTGCCGAGTTCGAGTTGCCGCCACCCAGAGTGTCATCTGTGCTTAGCGTCATCACTCGATTGAATTGCTTCCGCTCCACGCGCAATATCGGTGAGTAGTCGATCTGTACTTGCCATCGTGCATCTCAACTCTGGCGTCGAGTCTCTAGTAtactctctctctctcactgTCGCATCCAGCAAGTCAACCCTATCGCCTCCATCAGGCCGCGCGTGAAATTCACAAGCTGTAGAGCTCTTGACGTGGCCGGACCTGTCATTCAGCTCCAACGATGATAtcgctcctccaccttctcTCCTATCTCGGGGGCATGACGgccttcctcttcatcacGTTATCACTAGGTGAGCTTTCGGTATCGGAAATCTAGCTCACAGCAGCAAGCGGGCTCCTCTGGGtggccgagctcatcgaggagCACTCTCGCTatgcgcgcgtcgtcggcgtacGCGCCATCTACGTAAGTAATAAGGGCTGAGCCCGCCTAACCTCAGGCGATCATCGTGCTGCACGCGCTGCTGTACGTTATCGACGGCTTGCCGTTCCTCCACATCGTCTTCTCGATCTTCTGTCACGTTGTGTACCTACAGCACTTTGCGGCGGGCTCGTGGCCGTTCATCTCCCTCATCTCCCCTGTATTCATCCTCAGTTGTATCTTAGTGGTCACCGACCACTTCCTCTGGTTCTTCTACTTTGCCGATATCGCCCAGGAAGCCAAACGtgcccgcgccgcgagATACCGGTACGCGCAGCATGcggtgcgcgacgcgcctTCCTTCATGGACGTTGCTGCATTCTTCGCGACCTGCGTCTGGTTCATCccactcttcctcttcctgaGCCTGAGCGCGAACGACAACGTCATCCCCTCTTTTGGTGAGCTCCATCTCGGTCGTAAAGCTGACGCAGACACGTCGgctcctccatcgccgAGGGGGAGCACTGTCGACCTCACGCAGATGGACAGGCCGACttcgccgaggcggagacTTATGGGCGCGTCCCTTGTCAAGACGGTACTCAATCCTATCATTagcctcctcccctctgggcggaggaggaggagccaCGGCATcatcgcgccgccgacgccgcgcggccAGTCCCCCGCGCCCAGCCACCAGGTCTACTCGCCGTGGGGCGAGTCGCAGGGATccacgcctcctcgacccccCATGGTCTCGGAACACAGTTTCGGTGCCGTATCGGGGAGGAacacgccgccaccgctgTCTAGGCCACCCAGGTCGCGGTCCGGGAGCACAAGGAGCGTGAGAGAGGAGAACGGGCTGGTGTCCCCAACACGGGGCCGCCAAGCGCTACCGGTGGTCGACACGGGCGCGCGGAACAAGGCAGACTGAGCAGTAATGGACTGGACTGTAGCGCTATGCATAGATTGGGTCTTGACTTGTTGGTGTTTGTCACTTACCACTCCTCTGGCTCGTCGATCCACTCGCCCGTACGCCGCAGTTGAcgctccctctccctcagGACGCGGTAACCCTTCCACTGCGCAATGACTGCTGGGTCTTGCATCCTagtgacgccgagctcacggCGCAGCTCTCCGATCCCCTGTTCCCACCGCTTCTCCCAGTACACGCCGACGAGTGACcggccctcggcgccggtACGCAGAGCGTACGGTACCCAGTCCTCGCGCCACATCTGGCGTCGTTTAGGACTCAACCGCAACGGTCCAAAGGTACTGGACAGGGCCGCGGCCGGAAGACCCATGTTCGCCCACTCGATTACTTTAAGCGTAAGTTCGTGTGCGAGTGTCGGAGGAAGACAGAAGAGGGTATGGTAGAGATCGTGTGTCTGGCGATACCTGAGCATCGTATAAGCCAGCGCCGGTGAATCGATATACCGGACCTGTCATCAACTTGTTGGAACAATAATGCAACTCACGGCCTCTCGCGAATCGGGCAAAATCCCATCCCGATCCAGCCACTCGACATACTCGCGCCCCACCGTCCCGCGCCGCATACTCCTCAACGAGTCCAAATTGACCGTGTCGGAAGAAACGACTGGCCGGTCACGCAGAATCTGCCTGCCCTCGGGATGCGCGCTCATAGCCTCATGCAGGCGAGGAAGGAACGATGCGGCAGTGCTCTCGCTCAGAGTCGCAATGAGGTCGGGGCGCGTGGCGTAGTTGACCACGCCGACCAGCCCGCTGCcaatggcgaggagggcgttCTGGCCGACGTTGAGGGGTACATGGGTGGGATAGTTTGCGCCGGGGGGAGTGGGGCCCGTCGGCCAGCCTCGCGAGATGGGtgtggaggacgaggccgaggccgaggccgaaAAGGCCCGCGCGAGAGGCAAGACTCGTGGGCGCGCCATCGTAGAGGTCAATGGCAAGAGGCAAGCAAGTTGAGTTGCACAACTCTGTTGGCCGTCATCGCAGCCGTGCCTGGATCATATACGTGTCATAAACTGTAATCACGATATTCCGGATATACGGCGTCGTAACGAGGTGTACTTTAATGTCTCGTTACGAGACCCGATAACGTCTCTGTTCCGCCCGATCCACGACACTTTTCTGCTTTGCGTCTCGACTGATGTCTGGGTCGGGGCTCTAAGCGCCGGCCGAGGGTTGGGGGTCGGTACAGGAAGCTATAAGAGAGATGTACTAATTGCTCgcctccccatcctcacTGCCACTCATGTCGTCATACGAACTCAAGACCagagcgcggcgccgcTCGTCTGTCCGGCACTCTCAgcctcactctcactctcactcgCAGCCGTCCCCCCCGCCCTCAGTCTACTTTCCCCCCTCGAAAGATGTCGtgcccctcccctcccttcccgCATCCACGaccacctcggccgcccCCTCAAGATGGGGCAGCATGACCGACCTGGACGCTGTAttcgacgaggaggccgaggtgggctccctccccccctccccagACCCAGAGGGGTCGGCCTCGGATGTTAgaggcgaggtcgaggtcgcaGCACTCCATCCCCCCGACACGGGATATGCCTGGTCGTTCCTGGTGGCCGGGACGGTTATCGAGCTGTTCGTGTGGGGCTTGCCGTGGAGTGTGGGAGTCCTACATGAGTTCTGGGCGCGCGACATGTTTCCCGGTCAAGAAAGTACTTTGACTGTAGCGGCGACATTGATGACTGGCGCAATGTACATGACTGCCGCGATTGGGCCGTGAGTTTGTGTGACCAAACAAACTGACTCCTAGATTGTTTACAATGTTTCCGCAATACACGAAACACATGCAGGTCGTCGGCATGGCGGTCGCTTCTGTCGGGCTGGTATCGTCGGCATTCGTGACTTCGGCAGGACAGCTTATCGTCACGTTGGGCGTGCTGTATCCGTTTGCCGGCGCGCTTTACCTTCCGTGTGCGACGATGATTTATGAGTGGTTCCACGCCAGGCGCGGCTTGGCCACCGGTATCATGTTTGGCGGCACCGGAGTTGGAGGAACGATATTTCCTTTTGTGACGACGGCTCTCCTCCATCGGTTCGGATACAAGGCGACCATGATCAGTATTGGCTTGGCCTTTGCAGTGGTTAATTCCATCGCTCTCTATTTCGTCAAGCGCCGTATCCCCGTCCCCCGGCGATCGATCAAGGCAACTTTGAAAAAGGACCGCAACACCGACTGGTCGTTTTGGAAACATCGCAGTATTTGGCTCGCCACAGCAATCATCCTCAGTACCAGCATGGGCAACTTTCTCCCATCGCTTTGGATGCCGAGTTACGCCGAGGCGATCCATGCGCATTCGCCGGACGGGACTGCGTTGGTGGCTATCATGAACGCGGCCAGCGTTCTGGGAAACACAATTACGGGGTATTTGAGTGATCGCCTGCCAACGCGGATTGTGGTTACGCTAAGCTGCATTCTCGCGAGCTTTGCCTGTCTCGCTCTGTGGGGACTGGGGACTAGCCAAGGCTTAGTGGGGTTTAGTGTCGTTTGGGGCGTGACGGCCCTAAGCATGGTCGGGACGTGGAGCAAGATGATCACTATTATCAGCAGTAAGTCTTGGAGAAGAAAATTAAGGCTGACAACAAGAGGACGACCCTACCCTCCCGACCTTTTCTTTCTCATTCTTCACCGTCCTCAAGGGGGTCGGAAACCTCACCTCGGGCCCTATTTCCActgccctcctctccaaggGCCCTATCGGGGGAAAAGGTGCTTACGGCGCCACAAACTACGGCGGCCTGCTCATCTATACCGGCGTCATGGCTTTCATTGGCGGTGTCCCCGCCCTGTTCTTCCCAACCAAGTAGGCCGAAGAGAGCTGGACGGCGATATCGACAGAAATTCGGCAAGAACGTCGACGGCGATATCGACAGAAATTCCGCTAGAACCTAGATCCGTAGACCAGTACCTATGTAATGTTCTTGAATTGCGCATATTTTGTTGCTACAGTACTGTATGTGCATGAACGAGTACAGTAGGCGTAGGCTATAAATACACTCATCCTTCGAGGAGACCCAATACCAGACCCTCGCGGTACCGCACCGGCCCCCCGAAGATCGCTGTCGCGAGTGCGAggactggtgtcagatCAGAATTGCACGCCACTCACCAGAGTCCTTGTccacgccgtcgccgccacaCAGTCGTGCAACACTCATGAGCCCAATGAGCACGTTGGCATGCACGCCCTGGATCGACTCGACGACTGCGTATGCGTCGTCACGGCTCATGATCAGGCGACACGCCCACTTCTCGGTCTCGGACACGAGGGGTACAGGGAGCGCATACAGGATGTGTAGGAGGGCGTTGGCGATGGCGTGCATGTCGTCTGGGAGGGGGGCGCCTGTGTCTAGGGCCTGGCGTAAGCTTTCAAGCACTATGAGAAGCAGACTCACGTCAATCACTGCCAGGACGGCGGAGTAGTCTGGGGCTGTAGTCCAGAGGCGTTCGACGCCCATAGCGTCCTCCATCAGGCgttcgaggaggcgccATACCTCGCGTGGCGGCCTGGTGATGCCCGAGCACCCGCGCTTGGGGCGTGGCCTGGTCGGAGAGAGGCTAGAGGCGCCGCTGGCgttgggggagggggaggaagcCGAGACAGGTGGGGGGGGAGTGCGTGGCCCGGAGATGGTGGTGTCTAGGGCTAATTGGGCGACCGCCTCATCTGCGTCGGTTGCGGCATCGGCGTCCAGCGCCTTGCCGTCCGACGCAACTGCGCTCGCGGTATCCACAGCGGACGACTTTGGTTCCGACTCAGactcgtcggccttggaTGATTCGACCTCTGTCTCCGGCGTCTGCTCCCCACCGCCGACAGGTATGgactcgccctcctcaacggcaTCCGACTCCAACGCCGCAGAAAGGAACTCGTGAgtcttctcggcctcggcccacTCATCCGAGTCCACAAGGAGAACCTTGCGCTCCGCTAGTGGCACGTTGCGGATCACGTCCGAGAGCTGAGGAACAACATCGAGCGGGAGGCCGACGATGGTGGGAACGAATGAGCCATGGACGGTGATGAGCGAGTCCTTGCCGCCCTGGACCTGTAAGACAAGGAcgtctgctgtcagctaccTCGGAACGCTTGAGCTCACCATTCATCTCCCCTCCGCAGGTCAGGTCCGCTGATAACGTCTCGTCAACACACGCCGTGAGCGTGAgcacgacctcctcgccggccgGGACGACGCCTGCCGCCGGGAACGGCCAGTACCACGGCATGCAGATGGGCTTGCCTGGCGCAGGCTCACGGAACGAGAAGCCGGCCGGTACGCGGCCCGTGTTGCGCAGCGTGATTTCCCGCACGACGGGGCGACGGTAGAGAATATCACCAAACTCGACAtccttgacgtcgactGTTAAGCTGGGGCGGTATATCTCatcgaggcggtcgagctcgctctGGCACCTGAGGAGTTCCTCGGTGCGCTtcgtctcgtcgacgatcCGAGCCGCCAGCGAGAATGTCGCGGTCACGGGCAGGTGGTCGGACCACAGGATGTCGTGACATGCGTA from Cutaneotrichosporon cavernicola HIS019 DNA, chromosome: 2 harbors:
- the OST2 gene encoding uncharacterized protein (Essential subunit of the N-oligosaccharyl transferase (OST) complex which catalyzes the transfer of a high mannose oligosaccharide from a lipid-linked oligosaccharide donor to an asparagine residue within an Asn-X-Ser Thr consensus motif in nascent polypeptide chains) — protein: MASAAPTSKQLQSSLSTLISNYQSTVPARVKLIDCFLLFLIISGVTQFAYRLLVTSHPYGAFVGGFGSTVGQFCLLAGLRAQVAPGRDAEFKAVSQERAFADFTAASIALHLFCFNFLG
- the COQ4 gene encoding uncharacterized protein (Component of the coenzyme Q biosynthetic pathway. May play a role in organizing a multi-subunit COQ enzyme complex required for coenzyme Q biosynthesis. Required for steady-state levels of other COQ polypeptides): MARPRVLPLARAFSASASASSSTPISRGWPTGPTPPGANYPTHVPLNVGQNALLAIGSGLVGVVNYATRPDLIATLSESTAASFLPRLHEAMSAHPEGRQILRDRPVVSSDTVNLDSLRSMRRGTVGREYVEWLDRDGILPDSREAVRYIDSPALAYTMLRYRQTHDLYHTLFCLPPTLAHELTLKVIEWANMGLPAAALSSTFGPLRLSPKRRQMWREDWVPYALRTGAEGRSLVGVYWEKRWEQGIGELRRELGVTRMQDPAVIAQWKGYRVLRERERQLRRTGEWIDEPEEW
- the SVP26 gene encoding uncharacterized protein (Transmembrane adaptor Erv26); the protein is MISLLHLLSYLGGMTAFLFITLSLASGLLWVAELIEEHSRYARVVGVRAIYAIIVLHALLYVIDGLPFLHIVFSIFCHVVYLQHFAAGSWPFISLISPVFILSCILVVTDHFLWFFYFADIAQEAKRARAARYRYAQHAVRDAPSFMDVAAFFATCVWFIPLFLFLSLSANDNVIPSFDTSAPPSPRGSTVDLTQMDRPTSPRRRLMGASLVKTVLNPIISLLPSGRRRRSHGIIAPPTPRGQSPAPSHQVYSPWGESQGSTPPRPPMVSEHSFGAVSGRNTPPPLSRPPRSRSGSTRSVREENGLVSPTRGRQALPVVDTGARNKAD
- a CDS encoding uncharacterized protein (to TIGR gene model, INSD accession), encoding MTDLDAVFDEEAEVGSLPPSPDPEGSASDVRGEVEVAALHPPDTGYAWSFLVAGTVIELFVWGLPWSVGVLHEFWARDMFPGQESTLTVAATLMTGAMYMTAAIGPLFTMFPQYTKHMQVVGMAVASVGLVSSAFVTSAGQLIVTLGVLYPFAGALYLPCATMIYEWFHARRGLATGIMFGGTGVGGTIFPFVTTALLHRFGYKATMISIGLAFAVVNSIALYFVKRRIPVPRRSIKATLKKDRNTDWSFWKHRSIWLATAIILSTSMGNFLPSLWMPSYAEAIHAHSPDGTALVAIMNAASVLGNTITGYLSDRLPTRIVVTLSCILASFACLALWGLGTSQGLVGFSVVWGVTALSMVGTWSKMITIISKDDPTLPTFSFSFFTVLKGVGNLTSGPISTALLSKGPIGGKGAYGATNYGGLLIYTGVMAFIGGVPALFFPTK
- the POT1 gene encoding uncharacterized protein (Belongs to the thiolase family) → MSPLQSITNALPSLGKARLLMNSADDVVIVSTVRTPLTKAKKGGFKDTLHEDLLKAVLVEVVKRGKVDPTTIGDIVVGNVLPPGSGATIGRMAQLAAGIPYTVPMHTLNRQCSSGLQSVVDVANAIRAGDYDIGLAAGVESMTEHYGAGTMPAALSDSIMSYPEAADCLMPMGITSENVAKEYKVSREAQDEFAAKSYQKAYAAQQAGKFKEETVPVKTKWVDPKTQEEKEIIVDHDDGIRDGVTKESLSKLKPAFSKTGSTHAGNASQITDGAAAVLLARRSVAQKLGLPILAKYVTNAVVGVPPKVMGIGPAFAIPAVLAKAGISKEDVDIYEINEAFASQALMTILHVGLPQEKVNPVGGAIAFGHPLGATGARQIATALAEAKREKAKIIVTSMCIGTGMGMAAVLVNEQ
- a CDS encoding uncharacterized protein (Belongs to the SNF7 family), which produces MSNLEKALFQLKFTAKTLQRQAKKANKDETAEKNKLKAALQKGNTEGARIYAQNAIRKKTEGLNLLRLASRIDAVASRVETAVTMRSVTGSMANVVRGMDKAMESMNLERISMVMEKFESQFNDLDVQTSYMESTMSDTTALTTPQDQVDSLINQVADEAGLEIQHGLGEAKVPTEQIATPAQTEAPMEEDGHLAQRLRALRPAV